In Sphingobacterium thalpophilum, a genomic segment contains:
- a CDS encoding triple tyrosine motif-containing protein, translating to MLFFLLPEGYCQTIIPTGTPFVKQYKKDQYKAGNQNWSLAVDKDGRIYSANTEGLLQFDGQYWRIFPLPNHSTVRSVAIGKDGKIYTGGRGEFGYWTSKPFGNLTYQSLSKLVQDKTYFPNEEIWKIIVEDQRVFFHTFSKSYIWENNRIRQLTAKGEPFLFPHQLNNKLFFEQLPSGLHEFKQDKLIPVKGKDVLKDKNVLAILPYDATTSLIATSRNGLYLMKADGTILPWAAPANQLLSQSQINNGLYLYDGQYAFGTIQNGVIIINKNGQVIQHINKNNGLQNNTVLSIVKDNQKNIWVGLDNGIDRIEINSPLSFYTDFVGKIGTVYTSIIYQGKIYLGTNKGLFSSEWKGLTNYNSLNFSQIPNSNGQVWTLAQFGDELICGHNDGTFKLDNGKLEKISQITGGWVFKPIFGTKNILQGNYTGLSKFTFDGIHLAFVQQFTGVKEPVRFLAQKDNHAFWIGDWGQIQLLGLDANFQQAKILFSSKQDSIASKRQFTGIYTLENNLVFATDSGFLQFDNIVKKFSYANELNTALGSYKNSNKVIPINTNSYWFIQKTKIAKVDFDSKGKLHIDSNLLSPLQDRMMNNYENILPIENQYYLIGLDDGFAIYRHADKSQKYRLPLPQIAQLVNLTTGQAIIPDSAFKLSSSDNNLRISFSSPYYSTSPLQYQYYLEGYSDNWSEWSETAYQDFTNLPYGEFQIKIRAKDNMGSVSEVQTFSFTIRHPWFLSWWAKLFYTLVLITLIYLAYRFNLQRERKRQFQIRRKWLEEKKIALERETEQKEKDWIKLKNQQLEDQLQLKNKELANAALNIVYKNEMLNNLHAELKQLKDADGNKLSSDELKKINKLIDDAHNDDRDWHIFERSFNESHENFFKKLKQEFPDLVPNDLKLCAYLRLNMSSKEIASLLNISTRGVEIRRYRLRKKLGIPTDKNLSEFLMER from the coding sequence ATGTTATTTTTTTTACTGCCCGAGGGTTACTGTCAAACAATCATACCCACAGGTACGCCTTTTGTCAAACAATACAAAAAAGACCAATACAAGGCTGGAAATCAAAACTGGTCTTTGGCAGTCGACAAAGATGGTCGTATTTATAGTGCCAATACCGAAGGTCTATTGCAGTTCGACGGACAATATTGGCGCATCTTTCCGCTTCCTAATCATTCCACGGTACGAAGTGTCGCAATCGGTAAAGATGGCAAGATTTACACCGGTGGAAGAGGTGAATTTGGCTATTGGACTTCCAAACCCTTTGGAAACTTGACTTATCAAAGTCTCTCTAAGCTGGTACAGGACAAAACCTACTTTCCAAACGAAGAAATCTGGAAAATCATTGTTGAAGACCAACGGGTATTTTTTCATACATTTTCGAAATCCTATATCTGGGAAAACAATCGTATACGGCAATTAACGGCTAAAGGTGAGCCTTTTTTATTTCCGCATCAGCTCAACAATAAATTATTTTTTGAACAGCTGCCAAGTGGCCTGCATGAATTTAAACAGGATAAATTAATTCCTGTAAAAGGAAAAGATGTCTTGAAAGACAAAAATGTACTTGCCATCTTACCTTACGACGCAACGACTTCGCTTATTGCGACCTCGCGAAACGGCCTCTACCTGATGAAAGCCGATGGAACAATCCTACCCTGGGCTGCTCCGGCAAATCAGCTCTTAAGCCAGTCACAAATAAACAATGGCTTATACCTCTACGATGGACAATATGCTTTTGGCACCATCCAAAACGGTGTTATTATCATCAATAAAAATGGGCAGGTCATTCAACATATCAATAAAAACAATGGTCTCCAAAACAATACTGTACTCAGCATTGTCAAGGACAATCAGAAGAATATCTGGGTGGGACTTGATAATGGCATTGACCGCATTGAAATCAATTCCCCATTATCATTTTACACTGATTTTGTCGGAAAAATAGGTACCGTTTATACATCGATCATCTATCAGGGAAAAATCTATCTTGGAACTAATAAGGGCTTATTTTCAAGTGAATGGAAGGGATTGACCAATTACAATTCATTAAATTTCTCTCAGATTCCAAATTCAAATGGTCAGGTTTGGACATTAGCACAATTTGGTGATGAGTTGATCTGTGGACATAATGACGGAACCTTCAAATTAGATAACGGGAAGCTTGAAAAGATCTCTCAGATTACCGGAGGATGGGTTTTCAAACCTATTTTTGGAACAAAAAATATTCTTCAGGGGAACTATACAGGCTTATCGAAATTCACGTTCGATGGTATACACCTAGCGTTCGTTCAGCAGTTCACAGGCGTTAAAGAACCGGTTCGATTCTTGGCGCAAAAAGATAACCATGCCTTTTGGATTGGCGATTGGGGACAGATACAACTACTCGGACTTGATGCGAATTTCCAGCAGGCAAAGATTTTATTTTCCTCCAAACAGGATAGTATCGCTTCAAAGAGGCAATTTACGGGGATTTATACCTTAGAAAATAATCTTGTATTTGCTACAGACAGCGGATTTCTCCAATTCGACAATATTGTGAAAAAATTCAGCTATGCCAATGAATTAAACACAGCGTTAGGCAGCTATAAAAATTCAAATAAGGTCATACCGATCAATACAAACAGCTACTGGTTTATTCAGAAGACTAAAATTGCTAAAGTAGATTTTGACAGTAAGGGCAAATTGCATATTGACTCCAATCTGCTCAGTCCCTTACAGGATCGAATGATGAATAACTATGAAAACATTCTCCCGATTGAAAACCAATACTATCTCATCGGTTTAGATGATGGATTTGCGATCTACCGTCATGCCGATAAATCACAAAAATACAGGTTGCCACTTCCGCAAATAGCGCAACTTGTCAACTTGACAACAGGCCAGGCTATTATCCCAGATTCAGCGTTTAAACTATCATCATCAGACAATAATCTTAGAATTAGCTTTTCAAGTCCATATTATTCGACTTCGCCACTTCAATACCAATATTATCTCGAAGGTTACTCAGACAATTGGTCCGAATGGAGTGAAACTGCCTATCAAGATTTCACAAATCTACCTTATGGAGAGTTTCAAATTAAAATCAGGGCGAAGGACAATATGGGGTCAGTTTCGGAAGTCCAGACATTTTCATTTACCATTCGGCATCCATGGTTTCTTTCTTGGTGGGCGAAGTTATTTTATACACTCGTCCTGATAACGCTCATCTATTTAGCTTACAGGTTTAATCTTCAACGGGAGCGCAAGCGTCAGTTTCAAATACGGCGAAAATGGCTAGAAGAGAAAAAGATTGCCTTGGAACGCGAAACAGAGCAAAAAGAAAAGGACTGGATTAAACTTAAAAACCAGCAATTAGAAGATCAGCTTCAATTAAAAAATAAAGAACTTGCCAATGCGGCACTCAATATCGTTTACAAAAATGAGATGTTGAACAATTTACACGCCGAGCTCAAACAGCTTAAAGATGCTGATGGCAACAAGCTGAGTTCGGATGAATTGAAAAAGATAAACAAGCTTATCGATGATGCCCATAACGACGATCGTGACTGGCATATTTTTGAAAGAAGCTTTAACGAATCACATGAGAATTTTTTCAAGAAATTGAAACAAGAGTTTCCTGATCTCGTCCCCAATGATCTGAAACTATGTGCCTATTTAAGGCTCAATATGTCGAGTAAGGAAATTGCCTCATTACTCAACATTAGTACACGCGGTGTCGAGATTAGACGCTATCGATTACGCAAAAAGTTAGGCATTCCAACAGACAAAAACCTTTCTGAATTCCTGATGGAACGTTAA
- a CDS encoding TonB-dependent receptor — MRNLSALFLTSMVVSVAYGQTSVQGVVKDGTSMISMPGVTISIKGKAVSTKTDATGKFQINASPTDSLVFNFLGYRTQTVYIGNQTQLNVFLENQNQALEEVVVIGYGTQKKADLTGSISSLKSSDITKQPAMSAMQSIQGKAAGINIIANEAPGSSPNVIIRGLGTALSGRNPLYIVDGIAQTDINNINPSDIESMDVLKDASSASIYGLRAANGVIIVTTKKGKTGTTNINYESFAGIKNVLNRVKMANADQFRIFANEYLTSTNGSYRLAENQKYNTDWYDELLRTGSVFNNAVNISGGTEKVDYFVSANNYTENGILEGSKFVRNTIRNNNVYKFLNNRLKFSQNLNLTLTNATPKPYSAFTTAYRQSPLAPVMFDNGRYGLGRVNTTTGVAGIEAAPGQAIGNLNSIGNPVYEVLRQNERTNTLRLQGSFEGEFKITDYLKINSRIGGNKFYSKQRIFNNVKDQWLNANTLLNESDFIKLKENNPKALDYVDNSLKYENLEQFRWSIENFLTFNKNFDKHHIEAVVGMSREKYDINSMSSQTGYNVPEQEQYWNINLAKGTTNYGIVALQTSYTPRALASYFGRLQYNYDSKYYLTATLRRDGSSVFRNTGKYWGTFPSVGLGWTVTNESFMKDASWINLLKVRGNWGKLGNQDIPLNVSTILTSPESSNYNYVFGPEQNMVYGSAYGTPAVNLTWEVTRETGAGVDFAFLNNQLSGSIDYYHKLNTNTILDVTPTYTSPSEKNFYAHGAKVLNQGVEVALNWNKSISPEFSYTFGVNYSYNKNKVTEVVPAYDRATGGSLNNGEITKQLRVGQPIYGWWMFEANGVFQDAEDVKNYPSFGAAKPGYLKYKDQNEDGVIDSRDKVFFGSFLPTSTYGINVGVNYKAIDFNVSGYGVAGNKVYNGLNSVRSNAGENIALSTFENRWTGAGSTNEHPGAERAYWASSYFLESGAYFRINNITVGYTFNNLYSSRSKLRLYVTAQNPFIFTNYSGFSPELAGDGSPNLTSGIELSAYPTTRNFLFGLNMQF; from the coding sequence ATGAGGAATCTATCCGCATTATTTTTGACATCCATGGTTGTATCGGTTGCCTATGGACAAACTTCGGTACAAGGAGTGGTCAAAGATGGCACAAGCATGATATCCATGCCTGGCGTCACCATTAGTATCAAAGGGAAAGCAGTATCTACAAAAACCGACGCAACGGGGAAATTTCAAATCAATGCCTCTCCTACCGACTCACTGGTCTTTAACTTTCTGGGTTATCGCACACAAACGGTATACATTGGTAATCAAACGCAACTCAATGTATTCTTAGAAAATCAAAATCAAGCATTGGAAGAGGTTGTTGTTATCGGTTATGGTACACAAAAGAAAGCAGATCTGACCGGATCGATCAGCTCCTTGAAATCATCCGATATCACGAAGCAACCTGCCATGTCGGCAATGCAATCCATCCAAGGTAAAGCTGCAGGTATCAATATTATTGCAAATGAAGCTCCGGGGTCATCACCCAATGTCATTATCAGGGGCTTAGGAACTGCATTATCAGGACGGAATCCACTCTATATTGTCGACGGAATTGCACAAACAGATATTAATAATATCAACCCATCCGATATTGAATCTATGGATGTTTTAAAAGATGCATCCTCCGCATCTATTTACGGTCTTCGGGCGGCTAATGGCGTTATTATCGTGACGACGAAGAAAGGTAAAACCGGAACAACAAACATCAATTATGAAAGCTTTGCGGGTATAAAAAACGTATTGAACCGCGTGAAAATGGCCAACGCTGATCAGTTTAGAATATTTGCAAATGAATACCTCACCTCGACCAATGGGTCTTACCGTTTAGCTGAGAATCAAAAATATAATACAGATTGGTATGACGAATTATTACGTACAGGTTCTGTATTTAATAATGCTGTTAATATTTCTGGTGGAACTGAGAAAGTTGATTACTTCGTATCAGCAAACAATTATACCGAAAATGGTATTCTTGAAGGCTCAAAATTTGTAAGAAATACCATACGCAATAACAACGTATATAAATTTTTAAACAACCGCCTAAAGTTCAGCCAAAATTTAAATCTTACATTAACAAATGCAACACCTAAGCCTTATAGTGCTTTCACCACGGCTTACCGTCAGTCGCCACTTGCGCCCGTTATGTTTGATAATGGCCGTTACGGTTTAGGTCGTGTAAATACAACAACAGGTGTCGCTGGCATTGAGGCCGCACCAGGCCAAGCCATCGGAAATCTAAATTCTATTGGAAATCCAGTGTATGAGGTTTTACGCCAAAATGAAAGAACAAATACGCTACGCTTACAAGGAAGTTTTGAGGGAGAATTTAAGATTACAGATTATCTGAAAATCAATTCGCGTATTGGCGGGAATAAATTTTATTCGAAACAACGGATTTTTAATAATGTAAAAGATCAATGGTTAAATGCTAATACTTTATTGAATGAATCTGATTTCATCAAATTAAAGGAAAACAATCCAAAAGCGCTTGATTATGTAGACAACAGCTTGAAATATGAAAATCTAGAACAATTCCGCTGGTCTATCGAGAATTTCTTAACATTTAACAAGAATTTTGACAAGCATCATATTGAGGCGGTTGTGGGGATGTCGCGTGAGAAATACGACATAAACAGCATGAGTAGCCAAACGGGTTATAATGTACCTGAACAAGAGCAATACTGGAATATCAATCTTGCAAAAGGAACAACCAATTATGGTATTGTTGCGCTGCAAACCTCTTATACCCCAAGAGCATTAGCTTCGTATTTTGGACGTTTGCAGTACAATTACGATAGCAAATATTATTTAACGGCAACATTGCGTAGAGATGGATCAAGTGTTTTCCGTAATACAGGAAAATACTGGGGTACATTTCCTTCGGTTGGTTTAGGATGGACGGTAACCAACGAAAGCTTTATGAAAGATGCCAGCTGGATTAATTTATTGAAAGTGCGCGGAAACTGGGGTAAATTAGGTAACCAAGATATCCCGCTAAATGTTTCCACAATTTTAACAAGTCCAGAAAGTTCAAATTACAACTACGTTTTTGGTCCTGAACAGAATATGGTTTATGGAAGCGCATATGGCACTCCAGCCGTAAATCTAACCTGGGAAGTAACCAGAGAAACGGGCGCTGGCGTAGACTTTGCGTTTCTAAACAATCAGCTTTCAGGATCCATTGACTACTATCATAAGCTGAATACCAATACTATTCTTGATGTCACACCGACTTACACCTCTCCATCCGAAAAAAACTTCTATGCGCATGGTGCTAAAGTATTAAACCAAGGTGTGGAAGTGGCCTTAAATTGGAACAAAAGTATAAGTCCGGAGTTCAGTTATACATTCGGTGTTAATTATTCATACAATAAAAATAAAGTAACGGAAGTGGTCCCGGCTTATGACCGTGCTACTGGAGGCAGTTTAAATAATGGGGAGATTACCAAACAGCTTCGCGTTGGACAACCGATCTATGGCTGGTGGATGTTTGAGGCAAATGGTGTCTTTCAAGATGCGGAAGATGTAAAAAATTACCCATCGTTTGGCGCTGCAAAACCTGGCTATCTGAAGTACAAGGATCAAAATGAAGATGGTGTCATCGATTCCCGCGACAAGGTTTTCTTTGGATCATTTTTACCGACTTCAACATATGGTATCAATGTTGGTGTTAATTATAAAGCTATTGATTTTAATGTTTCCGGATATGGTGTCGCAGGCAATAAGGTTTACAATGGTTTAAATAGCGTTCGTTCCAATGCAGGTGAGAACATCGCGTTATCAACTTTTGAAAATCGCTGGACTGGCGCAGGTTCAACCAATGAACATCCCGGTGCAGAAAGAGCATATTGGGCTTCGAGTTATTTCCTCGAATCGGGCGCTTATTTCCGTATCAATAATATCACTGTAGGATACACTTTCAATAACTTATATAGCTCGAGATCTAAATTAAGATTATATGTTACTGCTCAGAATCCATTTATATTTACGAATTATAGTGGTTTCTCTCCTGAACTTGCCGGCGACGGTAGTCCAAATTTAACTTCTGGTATTGAGCTTTCAGCTTATCCAACGACACGTAATTTCTTATTTGGACTTAACATGCAATTTTAA